One genomic segment of Nocardia spumae includes these proteins:
- a CDS encoding cation diffusion facilitator family transporter produces MRALAFSLWASVVFVVMALVWGLAAGSQMIVFDGLYSLVSVGLSAISVAAHRIVAKGPDASYPWGRETWEPVAIVVKATALGGLCVYGSVNAVREILHGGRAVSAVSALVYAITASLLSVVVALVLLRASRSGSGLVRAEAAEWAGDAALSLVTLAGFAVAVALVRAGNEVAARYVDPALVIIVSMIYLWIPVRLFRGAFREILTMAAPAPVLSQVQRICEDIRAEYGFDESLVRAGTVGSRLDLEFAFVLGPDTPHRDVGSFDAVRAEIQRSLTAVGYHHSTSVVFTAQRRWVQWDN; encoded by the coding sequence ATGCGCGCTCTGGCTTTCTCCCTGTGGGCCTCGGTGGTGTTCGTGGTGATGGCCCTGGTCTGGGGCCTGGCCGCCGGATCGCAGATGATCGTCTTCGACGGCCTGTATTCACTCGTCAGCGTCGGCCTCTCGGCGATATCGGTGGCCGCGCATCGGATCGTGGCCAAGGGGCCCGACGCGTCGTATCCGTGGGGCCGGGAGACATGGGAGCCGGTCGCGATCGTGGTGAAGGCGACCGCCCTCGGCGGACTGTGCGTCTACGGATCGGTGAACGCCGTCCGCGAGATTCTGCACGGCGGCCGGGCGGTATCGGCCGTGTCGGCGCTGGTGTACGCGATCACGGCATCGCTCCTGAGTGTCGTGGTCGCGCTGGTCCTGCTCCGCGCCTCCCGATCCGGGTCGGGGCTGGTGCGGGCCGAAGCCGCCGAATGGGCCGGGGACGCGGCGTTGAGCCTGGTGACACTGGCCGGGTTCGCCGTGGCCGTCGCACTGGTCCGAGCCGGCAACGAGGTGGCGGCGCGCTATGTGGACCCGGCACTGGTGATCATCGTGTCGATGATCTACCTCTGGATCCCGGTCCGGCTGTTCCGCGGCGCGTTTCGGGAGATCCTCACCATGGCCGCTCCGGCCCCGGTGCTCTCGCAGGTGCAGCGGATCTGCGAGGACATCCGGGCGGAGTACGGATTCGACGAATCGCTGGTGCGCGCCGGCACCGTCGGCAGTCGGCTCGACCTCGAATTCGCCTTCGTCCTGGGCCCCGATACTCCGCACCGTGATGTCGGCTCCTTCGATGCCGTGCGCGCCGAGATCCAGCGGAGTCTGACCGCGGTGGGCTACCACCACTCGACATCGGTCGTGTTCACGGCACAGCGCCGCTGGGTCCAGTGGGACAACTGA
- a CDS encoding non-ribosomal peptide synthetase, translating to MGLSSGSAEGPVALLDDADRQRVLVDWNDTAMVVADKTIPELFAERVRSAPDAVAVVCGEVSLTYQQLDIRSDRLAHALVAHGIGADCVVAVALPRSADFIVALLAVVKAGGAYLPMDPGYPLDRSKLILDDAAPAVVITDATIESALPRPDIPRLLVGDSGIDSAEAIDVFAPAARVRPDNLAYVIYTSGSTGMPKGVAITHRNVANLVGQAWTIGSEDRVLAHSSVAFDASTYEIWPALAGGGAVVCARQQRSDVTEMAHLIETHRITRMFATPALLSAFVEFVESLPGNPVESLEWIGTGADVLPPAVAARLDAALPDVRLHNMYGPTEATVFCAAAVLGVGGGVGGVPIGGPVGNVRLYVLGVGLEPVAVGVVGELYVAGVQLARGYWGRAGLTASRFVADPFGVSGGRLYRTGDLVRWGVDGELRFVGRVDDQVKVRGFRVEPGEVEGVLLSHPLVSQAVVVARGGGRLVGYVVPDHTTEAVGSDDAVAGAGQLVEQWHRIYDDLYSGAEFSDDKQALGFGADFSGWNSRYSGAAIPVEQMREWQSTTVDRIRGVGPGRVLEIGVGSGLLMSQLAPECAEYWATDFSAVTIERLGRGLRELDADWADRIHLHVRAADDMSGLPEGHFDTVVVNSVVQYFPGESYLRKVVAQALRLLVPGGALFIGDVRNLTSIEEFATEVAIAQGGGDDPRAVRERVRRSVSAEQELLVAPEYFPALARVLDEIAAVDIAVKRGVSVNELTRYRYDVVLRKGPVRVLSLGEVPRTRFEDRAHLESSLRSRRGGCLRVTGIPHAGLVDAVSAAQRIRAGQPVDGSESLGKEVMLPEAAERLSGLLPEDLHALGRRLGFTTAVTWSAQRGCVEAVFVDSAVAEGKHLTDVYTTAAPPDDLTRYTNNPQAGLLAAAVRRFVGGRLPGFMVPSVVVVLEEFPLTVSGKLDRGALPDPVFVSGVGFRAPGDELERVLVGLFGEVLGVSGVGVDDSFFDLGGQSLLVTRLVGRIRSVLGVEVPIVVVFEAPTVAELKGRWAEFARSRRPALRTMNRTAAHH from the coding sequence ACGACACGGCGATGGTGGTGGCGGACAAGACGATTCCGGAGTTGTTCGCCGAGCGGGTGCGGTCGGCGCCGGACGCGGTGGCGGTGGTGTGTGGCGAGGTATCACTCACCTACCAGCAACTCGATATCCGTTCGGATCGGCTTGCTCATGCGTTGGTGGCGCATGGTATCGGTGCGGATTGTGTTGTGGCGGTGGCATTGCCACGGTCGGCCGATTTCATCGTGGCATTGCTGGCGGTGGTGAAGGCGGGTGGGGCGTATCTGCCCATGGACCCGGGTTATCCGCTGGACAGATCGAAACTCATCCTCGACGACGCCGCGCCCGCGGTGGTGATCACCGACGCCACGATCGAGTCCGCTCTGCCCCGCCCGGACATCCCTCGTTTGCTCGTCGGTGACAGCGGTATCGATAGCGCCGAGGCGATCGATGTGTTCGCGCCGGCCGCGCGGGTGCGGCCGGACAACCTGGCTTATGTGATCTATACCTCCGGCTCCACCGGGATGCCGAAGGGTGTGGCCATTACGCACCGCAATGTGGCGAATCTGGTGGGGCAGGCGTGGACGATCGGGTCCGAGGATCGTGTGCTGGCCCATTCGTCGGTGGCCTTCGACGCTTCCACATATGAAATCTGGCCGGCCCTCGCCGGGGGCGGTGCCGTCGTGTGCGCCCGGCAACAGCGTTCCGACGTCACCGAGATGGCGCACCTGATCGAGACGCATCGGATCACGAGGATGTTCGCGACGCCGGCACTGCTGTCGGCCTTCGTGGAGTTCGTCGAATCACTGCCCGGCAACCCCGTCGAAAGCCTGGAGTGGATAGGAACCGGGGCCGACGTCCTGCCACCCGCTGTCGCCGCCCGTCTCGACGCCGCGCTCCCGGACGTGCGACTCCACAACATGTACGGGCCGACGGAGGCGACGGTGTTTTGTGCGGCGGCGGTGTTGGGTGTGGGGGGTGGTGTTGGTGGTGTGCCTATTGGTGGTCCGGTGGGGAATGTGCGGTTGTATGTGTTGGGTGTGGGGTTGGAGCCGGTGGCTGTGGGGGTTGTGGGTGAGTTGTATGTGGCGGGTGTGCAGTTGGCTCGGGGGTATTGGGGTCGGGCTGGTTTGACGGCGTCGCGGTTTGTGGCGGATCCGTTCGGTGTGTCGGGGGGTCGGTTGTATCGGACGGGTGATTTGGTGCGGTGGGGTGTTGATGGGGAGTTGCGGTTTGTGGGGCGTGTTGATGATCAGGTGAAGGTTCGGGGTTTTCGGGTGGAGCCGGGTGAGGTGGAGGGGGTGTTGTTGTCTCATCCGTTGGTGTCGCAGGCGGTGGTGGTGGCGCGGGGTGGTGGTCGGTTGGTGGGGTATGTGGTGCCTGACCACACCACCGAAGCCGTCGGCTCCGATGACGCCGTGGCGGGCGCGGGGCAACTGGTCGAGCAATGGCACCGCATCTATGACGATCTGTACTCCGGTGCGGAATTCTCCGACGACAAGCAAGCACTGGGCTTCGGTGCGGATTTCAGTGGTTGGAACAGCAGGTACTCGGGTGCCGCGATTCCCGTCGAGCAGATGCGCGAATGGCAATCGACGACGGTGGATCGGATCCGCGGTGTGGGCCCGGGGCGTGTGCTCGAGATCGGCGTGGGATCGGGATTGCTGATGTCGCAATTGGCCCCGGAGTGTGCGGAGTACTGGGCCACCGACTTCTCGGCTGTGACGATCGAGCGGCTCGGGCGCGGGCTGCGAGAGTTGGACGCCGACTGGGCTGACCGGATTCATCTGCATGTCCGGGCGGCCGACGACATGTCCGGACTACCCGAAGGCCATTTCGACACCGTGGTCGTGAATTCCGTTGTCCAATACTTCCCGGGCGAAAGCTATCTTCGGAAGGTTGTCGCGCAAGCGTTGCGCCTGCTGGTTCCCGGTGGTGCCCTGTTCATCGGCGACGTCCGGAATCTGACCTCGATCGAGGAGTTCGCGACCGAGGTGGCGATCGCCCAGGGCGGCGGAGACGATCCCCGGGCCGTACGAGAACGGGTGCGCCGCAGTGTTTCCGCCGAACAGGAGCTGCTGGTGGCTCCGGAGTACTTCCCGGCACTGGCCAGGGTGCTCGATGAGATCGCAGCGGTGGACATCGCCGTCAAACGTGGTGTGTCGGTGAACGAGCTGACTCGGTATCGCTACGACGTCGTGCTGCGCAAAGGTCCGGTGCGGGTGCTGTCGTTGGGTGAGGTGCCCCGGACGCGGTTCGAAGACCGCGCCCACCTCGAGTCCTCACTGCGGAGCCGACGGGGCGGGTGCTTGCGCGTCACCGGGATTCCGCACGCCGGCCTGGTCGACGCGGTTTCGGCGGCACAACGTATCCGTGCTGGTCAGCCGGTAGACGGCAGCGAGTCACTGGGTAAGGAAGTCATGCTGCCCGAGGCCGCGGAACGCTTGTCCGGACTCTTGCCCGAAGATCTACACGCTCTGGGGCGCCGACTGGGTTTCACCACCGCGGTCACCTGGTCGGCGCAACGGGGCTGTGTCGAAGCGGTATTCGTGGATTCCGCGGTGGCCGAGGGAAAGCATCTGACCGATGTCTACACCACAGCGGCGCCGCCCGACGACCTCACGCGATACACCAACAACCCGCAGGCCGGTCTGCTGGCCGCCGCGGTCCGTCGTTTTGTGGGTGGGCGGTTGCCGGGGTTCATGGTGCCGTCGGTGGTGGTGGTGTTGGAGGAGTTTCCGTTGACGGTGAGTGGGAAGTTGGATCGGGGGGCGTTGCCGGATCCGGTGTTTGTGTCGGGGGTGGGGTTTCGGGCTCCGGGTGATGAGTTGGAGCGGGTGTTGGTGGGGTTGTTCGGTGAGGTGTTGGGGGTGTCGGGGGTTGGGGTGGATGACAGTTTTTTCGATTTGGGTGGGCAGTCGTTGTTGGTGACGCGGTTGGTGGGTCGGATTCGGTCGGTGTTGGGGGTGGAGGTTCCGATTGTTGTGGTGTTCGAGGCTCCGACGGTGGCGGAGTTGAAAGGCCGGTGGGCGGAATTCGCTCGATCACGCCGACCGGCACTACGCACGATGAACCGTACTGCGGCCCATCATTGA